From uncultured Pseudodesulfovibrio sp.:
CCAATTCACGCACCCGGATATCGTGGGGCGCAATGTGCATGCCGTATTTGTATCCTTTCTGATCCAACACCTTGGCGTAATGATCTAACCCTTCGCCATTGGCCTCATAATAGTCGATGACGGCATACGTACCACCGGGCTTGGCCTGAATAAACCAGATGGACGTGGAATCGGACATACCGAGATCCCAAGCCGTATGAACAGGCATGGACGGATCATGCGGCACAGAAGTCACGCGACCATCCCTGTCTGCATCGCTCATAAGCTGACCAAAGTACGCTCCGCGAATAGCTGCGGTAAATGAACATTCAAACTCCTGTTCATATTCTTCCGGCGACATTTCACGCGCGCTTGCGGACAACTCATCAGGGTGAATAATTCCGGTTTCGGAAGCACGATACATGGCCGTGAACCAATCAGGGTCAAGCCTGGCTTTCTCCCATATCTCATACAAGGCATTTTTGCCGCGCGGTGTACCTATGAACAAGGCCCACCCCTTGCGATCAGACAAAGCGGGGCGGATAACTTCAGTCCAAACTCGATGGGGCATTTGCGCCACTTCATCAAAGACCACTCCATCCAAATACATGCCACGCAAGCTATCGGGATTGTTGGCCCCAAAGAGTCTAATCCGTGAGCCGTTTTCAAAATCCGCTCGCAATTCAGTTTCATTGAACTTTACGGTGCAATCATCCAGTCCCAGTCCGCAATATCGTTTGAGTTCATCCCAAACCACGGTTTTTGCCTGCCGATAGAGCGGAGCAATATAGGCTCCACGCCAATCGGACCGATTCGTTTTTCTGGCCGCACGGATGAGCTGATTGACCGACAACACGGTCTTGCCGAACCGACGATGACAGACCAGAACCGAGAATCGAGCTAATGAGGCCTCGATCTTTGCCTGATGCTCTCGTGGTGTATACATATCTTGTGTCATTCTTCATTTTCCTTATGTTGACGGACGGTTCTCCGAAAGGTATCTCATGGTAATGCGTTGTCCCGTCCTGATATTCTTTTTTCTGTTCGCCACGGTGACCGGTTGTGCAAACAATCGACCGACTCCGCCCCCTTTGACTCCTCAGGAAATGAACCTTCAGCAACATCAGGCAGAAGCCGCCGACGCTTTGAGTCAAGCCATGCAACTCATGCACGACGGTCAATTCCTGGATGCCAATGCGGCTCTCGATTCCCTGAACCGAGCCTTGAGACTTGATCCTTCTTTGGCAGGAGCGCGGTATTACAGATCGTCATTGCTTTTTGAAATGCATCGGTACGACGAAGCGTTGGCAGATGCGAATATACTGCTTGAGGCCAAGCCAAATCATACCAAAGGGCATTACACCCGAGGCTTCATCCTTCTCCAACTCGGAGATCTCAGCGGCGCCGCCAGAGACTTCACACAGGTCATCAGTACAGATCCCACCATAGCCGAAGCGTATGTCCGGCGGGGGTTCTGCTATGATGGACTGGGACGAACGGACGAAGCCATTGACGACTACACCCACGCGCTCGCACTCGACCCCGCTCATCTGGACGCCAACTACCGACGGGGCATGGCCTACATGGCGCTCGGACAGTACGAGCCAGCCCTCCGTGACCTGAGTCAGGCGTTCATTCTGGATTCGGAGAATAGCCAGATTATCATGGCACGCGCACAAGCCGCCATGAAACTCGGACAATTTGATACGGCAGTCACAGCTCTCAAACGGGCTGTAGCCCTTGAACCTCGCCGAAGCACACTTCAAGCTCTGTTGGCCGAGGCTCTGGCTGGAACCGATGACATTCCCGGAGCCATCAAGGCAGTACGCCGAGCTATCAGCCTTGCCGACGCAACTGGTGACAAAGCCATGGCTCGACTGTACCGGCAACAACTCGACAGCTATCTGGGAAAAGCCACTCCCTGACGATTTCATCGTACGGCCTCAAGTAGCACTCTGGCTCCCAAAACTGCCACCGTCGCCATACAGCCCCAGACAACACGTTCCAAAGATCGTATCTTCACCTGATTAGCTGCACACCGGCGGGATTCATTGATTTCCCGGATGTCTTCCTGAATAGCCTTGACCCGCTCGTCAATGCGGATGAGCATATTTTGCAAATCCTGCCGTTCCAGCGTGGTCATTTTACGCCTCCCCACGCATCCTTGATGCCACGAACAGCTCCGGGCAAAAAGTCACCGATCTTCTTGACGCCGAGTACGGCAGCAACAATCCAGAACGTAACCTGCAAAAACCAATCAGGCAGATTCTCCCAAGATCGTATAACTTCTCCGGCCCCCTCAGGATCAATCCCTGACCAGATGAAAAACCCTATCCAGGCAAAAAAAAGCACATCATCCTTCCAGCCTGCGTTCTCCAACTGCTTCATTTCCCATTCATGATTGAATTCCCGATCACTTCGGGCCAATCGCATACGGTTTTCCATGACCGCCTTCTTCAAATCCTCTTTTCGTTTGAGGTGACCGGATACGCCATCCACAACCATGGACAACAGTCCTGCCACCGCACCAATGAGCGGTATTGCCATTTCGCAATTCTCCAGTTTCTAGAGGGTGAAAACTCATCGCCCCCGGATTCATGAAACAGCATACCCCCATTTTAGAAAAACCATGAAAATGTGAATGATTGCATACTAAAAACACTTGATAAGTATAAAAAATCAGCTTGACAGGATGCTCTCCAGCCAGACGAAAACCCTTCACAACGAAAAACAGACATACGACAAGGAGCTGCTTGCCGCTTCACGATGGGGCTAGCCAAAACCAGCCGTTGTCTGTATGGAATAGTTAAGGAATATCGAATGCAACCGGTCCAGACTGACCGGAAATCAAGGAGGAACCTATATGCTCGTAGCCAACTGGATGACCAAGGATGTCGTAACCATCTCTTCAGACCGTTCCATGATGAAGGCCTCCAAGGTCATGAAGGACAAATCCATCAGTCGCGTGCCTGTGGTCGATGGGGATGGCAAAATTGTCGGCATCATTTCGGACCGTGATATCAAGGACGCTTCACCATCCAAGGCCACGACGCTGGATATGCATGAGCTGTATTACTTGCTCTCCGAGATCAAGATTCAAGACATCATGACCAAAAAGCCGATGACCATCAGGTCCGACGAAACCGTTGAAAAAGCGGCAGTTCTCATGCTGGAAGGCAACTTTGGCGGCCTTCCCGTCATTGATGAGGATGATAAAGTCGTGGGCATTATCACCGATACGGATATCTTCAAAGTATTGGTGGAAATCTCCGGCGTCTATGAGGGCGGCTCACAAGTCTGCCTTCAGGTTTCCACTGAAGCAGGAAGTCTGGCTCCGGTTCTTGATTACCTCAAAGCAAACAACGCCCGAATCATGAACATCATGACACGCAATGTTTCGGAATCCGAAAGCATCAAG
This genomic window contains:
- a CDS encoding terminase family protein, giving the protein MTQDMYTPREHQAKIEASLARFSVLVCHRRFGKTVLSVNQLIRAARKTNRSDWRGAYIAPLYRQAKTVVWDELKRYCGLGLDDCTVKFNETELRADFENGSRIRLFGANNPDSLRGMYLDGVVFDEVAQMPHRVWTEVIRPALSDRKGWALFIGTPRGKNALYEIWEKARLDPDWFTAMYRASETGIIHPDELSASAREMSPEEYEQEFECSFTAAIRGAYFGQLMSDADRDGRVTSVPHDPSMPVHTAWDLGMSDSTSIWFIQAKPGGTYAVIDYYEANGEGLDHYAKVLDQKGYKYGMHIAPHDIRVRELGTGKSRLEVSRSLGIRFDIAPNIPVQDGINAVRTILPSCWFNEKKCALGIEALRHYRRSFNDRTANFSTRPVHDWTSHAVDGFRYFAVGFRQPESGHRASKTSNDYNPFGRSHGRS
- a CDS encoding tetratricopeptide repeat protein, giving the protein MVMRCPVLIFFFLFATVTGCANNRPTPPPLTPQEMNLQQHQAEAADALSQAMQLMHDGQFLDANAALDSLNRALRLDPSLAGARYYRSSLLFEMHRYDEALADANILLEAKPNHTKGHYTRGFILLQLGDLSGAARDFTQVISTDPTIAEAYVRRGFCYDGLGRTDEAIDDYTHALALDPAHLDANYRRGMAYMALGQYEPALRDLSQAFILDSENSQIIMARAQAAMKLGQFDTAVTALKRAVALEPRRSTLQALLAEALAGTDDIPGAIKAVRRAISLADATGDKAMARLYRQQLDSYLGKATP
- a CDS encoding CBS domain-containing protein, yielding MLVANWMTKDVVTISSDRSMMKASKVMKDKSISRVPVVDGDGKIVGIISDRDIKDASPSKATTLDMHELYYLLSEIKIQDIMTKKPMTIRSDETVEKAAVLMLEGNFGGLPVIDEDDKVVGIITDTDIFKVLVEISGVYEGGSQVCLQVSTEAGSLAPVLDYLKANNARIMNIMTRNVSESESIKDVYIRIREMEKPEFKRLQQGMAERFQVQYWAKDPVHTVL